Genomic window (Aricia agestis chromosome 7, ilAriAges1.1, whole genome shotgun sequence):
GATTACGACGACAGGACAGTTGCAGAtagctaataataaaatataacaccaCATTGCCTGTTGGTTAAGGGTTCAGATATTTCATAactacttaataaaattatcttgAAATATCAATCCAACATTAagttaacatttaaattaatttttctgTTTGATAAGATCTTGGCCTGGATCAAaactgcataatatttttaattaacattggaataaaatagcataatataatgtttcacACTATTCATGGTAAGtggtaaatacataatattgtttgtgGGGTTTGTAACTGacataaaaaacattttgtaggttcgttatataaaattgtatttattaagGGATACCAATCTTAACATTAAACATTAATAAAGTACTCCACATACTTTATTCTGATTCATCACTATCCAAAACAGTGCGGCGCGACCGTTCCGATGTAATGTTTTGCAGCCATGTAGCGGTTTTCTGTGCCGCGGAACGGCGCGGCGTGCGGCGCTCGGGCACAGGCGGCGGTGGGGGCGGCGAGCGCGCCTTGGCAGGCCGGCCGCGAGCACGTCCGCGCGGCCCTCCGCGGGCGCCACGCCCTCGTCCTCGCCCGGCGATGGGTACGAGCGGCTCGTCGTCGTCACTCAGCAATACAATACAGTCCCTCATGTTCTTGGCTGCGGCGGCGGTGGAGGCAGCGGCTGCTGCGGCGGCCGCGGCGGCGTGCTTGGATGCCTTGATAGCGGCCTCATCGATAAGGCTCTTCAGGTTTTCTGCATCTGTATTGTCCAAACTTTGCTTGCAAGCTTTGAGTGACTCATTAATTTCTTCTGGCTTTTCTGCAGTGGACTCTAACAGAAAATCGACGCAGCGTCGTCGGTGTGCGTCTAGTACTCGACGGAAAATATCGTCGTCTTTCTTTAATGTAAAATCCCTGACAGCATCAGTGACAGCACGCACAGATAAGACTGACAGTCGACGCTCCGGTGGCAGGGCTTCATAGTAGGAACGTATGAGTGATTCAACATCTGGAGCTTGAGCAGCCACACCACCCATATCTACATCATTCTTAGTATTCACATCTTGATCTTTACGGTCACGGATTCTTTTCTCTCGTTTCATGATCAAAACATCATCTGGATTAGCAACTAAGCCATTAAAGTTTTGACCAAATCTAATACGATTGAAATCCTGACCTTCCTTTTCAAAGAACACACTCAATCTTATTAGTGGTATTTTGGGCTGCCTGGGATCACCACTCAGTAAATTCTCGGACTCTTTGATAGCATCTTCGACTTTGTCCTTTAAAAACTGTTGTACTTTTTCACTTTCATTTACATTCTTTTCACCGAGGTTTTCTTCTGATAGGACAATGGTTTTGAATAAAAACGGTCTCACAGTTTTTAACTGTATGGGAGTGACAATGTATTCTTTCTTATGTAACTGGAATAAAACACAATGCTTCGGCAGAGCTTCCCCTGCAGCTAGAGATGTGGCAACAGTGCTGCCGGGTTGTATAACAAAAAAGCCCTCATTTTCTCTTTTGATATCTTTCATAGCAAACACTTGGCTGTCATGTTCGTGACCCCACACAACCAAGTCCAGAAAATTTGGCAGAACACTCTCCGGTATGTAGTTGCCTTGGCCTCTGTCGGCCCTATTCTGATGCAATACCAACATGTTAAACCAATCGTTTCCATCTTCGACCATTTCCATTTCCACTTTCTTCTCAACAAACAAACGAGAGAGTCGTTGATCTTTAAGGTGACTCAATCCGTACATGGACAGCTTCGTTTCGCCCTTCTGTATGAGCACAGGAGATATTCGCACGTGGGTGTAGTCGCTCCACTTGCCGAAATAGTTGACGAGGCCAGTCATGGACAGTATGTCGAGGGAACTCACGCTACCCTGGCCCACGGGGTCGTCGTGATTGCCGTGTATGGAAAAGATAGGGTAAGAAATGTTCAAGTTTGGATCCTCGTAGTTTACGTTCCGGGAAAAATTTTCAATTTGGTCGGATAAAACTTCGATGTTCACCGGCTTGTCCCCGAAACAATATTTTCGAATAATTTGAGCACATTTTAACATACAGCTAGGCGACGGTTTTGCGTGGTGGAAAAGATCACCACCAAGTAGAATTAAGTCTACATCGTATTGAACTCCGAGTGAAAGAATTTCTTCGAATGCTATAAAACTGTCTTCGCCTCGAACCGCATCATTCTCGAGATAACCTAAGTGAATATCGGATGCTATTAGAACTCTTAATGATTCGTCTGGAGACCACGCCGCAGAATCATTTTGCACCATGTTCGatcgatttctttttattttgtttagtaatATCACAAAACACAATAAAACATCTATAAATTACCGCCAATCGAAAACAAATTACGTTAATGTCAAATGCGAGTTGCGACGCGTAAACATTTTTGACACTTTTTTAAaatcacagaatacaaattacgtACTGTTTattccatagataaagtattatagtatagatgtagtcttaaaGGCCGTATACACGATCGGTTCGAACCACCAACAGAGGTCACCTGAGGTTGGGTCAACAAAGTTGAATCACTCTCTACACGATCAACTCGTATCATGTCTTGGCTAGGCTGTGGAAAAGTGAACAATGGGACCACTATCTACCGCAATTATAGCGCTGGCTTGTATAGCTATAATATGTGAtgaaaaaaaacgtaaaaaaagacGGCTGTAGATGAAACGGTGATTAAAGAAAGAAAAACGTTGAGCCatttaatcattttaaaaatattggacTCTGATGATTTTCTCAATTATTTTAGAATGGACGAAAATTCTTTCAACGAATTATTAGAAATGGTGCGAcccttaattacaaaacaagTACTGTGTCTTGTTTTATAATTAAGGGTTTATTAATAACTGTAGATGTGAAAAGCTGTGTCTGTGGAAGAACATTTAACAGCAACGTTAAGATTTCGATCAATGTGCGACTGAGCACCAACAAGCGTCTACACGGTTGCGTCTCAACTCAATGTTCTCAATTTGACATTGGTCGTGAGGGATGCGCTCACTACCAAGGTTATTGAAGGTTATTTGGTTGGTCAATCAAAAACAAGCGTCTACACGGTTGATTTTTGTTCCAACCCTACCAAGGTGACCTCTGTTGGTGGTTAGAACCGATCGTGTAAGCGCCCTTTTAGCCCGTCAtggcgtggccattttgtgcttattttcatacttaagtagtgtgcgtttattttcttcaatatttctatttgtcgattaccTATTTCGAAGCAcgttatgatacaggaaagaaagtcaattagttcatcgATTCGATTAACtttagttcaagtgatgagaatccgtaaacacacgtaaaaagctatgcaatttttatagccaaattattaattgaagtgccatttttagcactaattgccttatatagcacgaaaaAGGGATTAAtagacttataaattatctttttagatTACATAAATACctattgaaaagcccaaaaaacgttgttcaaaacttacgtattaaatgttaaatccacgtgtttgaggcattctttgacaattcttatggtttattatttagcggaaccacaaaacttaACAATATCTACCATTAAATGTAGACCTTTAATGTAAAACTAAAAACCTTTAAtatcacttttattacatgaaatatgcataccgactcctttgttatgtcctagtaagtaggacataacattacatgcttttgacgcttatacaccgatattcggagcgtgcgaagtgggtggagggggcAAAGAAAGCGatcaaaaatatgaaacaaaaggGGCTATTAGTCCGTAGTCAAACAATCTTGTCAATcttgttctgaaatttttagaaatttgtcctaattatttttgtatcgtggactgcaaaaataacaggaGAAGTAGGTAGTCTGTAGATATAACTTTTGTTTTAGTGTTGATGGATCACCATGGTCTCCAAAACCCGACGAGAAAAATTTGCAGTGATAGCTTCatagaatatttcatttaaatccaaagtatcaGGTGGAAGAAACAGTGACTCACAAAATATGACGATAAACCAGATACTACATCGGGTTTTAACTTTTCTTTTAGAAGCTGGAGATATGCTGGAGATAGAGTTTtgaatgaaaaaggtttttcaaCTAAGCAAGTTTTAGATAAtgtgttttagtaaatttaaaGACTCCAATCTTTTTCAagagtattaatgttgtaaaatatatacctaataaGATAAAGGTAACTTatagaaaaatgttattataatattaaagttaagaataataggatagaaatgtaaacactaaaatactatctaaaatatacagatatattgtatatacaaa
Coding sequences:
- the LOC121729005 gene encoding double-strand break repair protein MRE11, whose product is MVQNDSAAWSPDESLRVLIASDIHLGYLENDAVRGEDSFIAFEEILSLGVQYDVDLILLGGDLFHHAKPSPSCMLKCAQIIRKYCFGDKPVNIEVLSDQIENFSRNVNYEDPNLNISYPIFSIHGNHDDPVGQGSVSSLDILSMTGLVNYFGKWSDYTHVRISPVLIQKGETKLSMYGLSHLKDQRLSRLFVEKKVEMEMVEDGNDWFNMLVLHQNRADRGQGNYIPESVLPNFLDLVVWGHEHDSQVFAMKDIKRENEGFFVIQPGSTVATSLAAGEALPKHCVLFQLHKKEYIVTPIQLKTVRPFLFKTIVLSEENLGEKNVNESEKVQQFLKDKVEDAIKESENLLSGDPRQPKIPLIRLSVFFEKEGQDFNRIRFGQNFNGLVANPDDVLIMKREKRIRDRKDQDVNTKNDVDMGGVAAQAPDVESLIRSYYEALPPERRLSVLSVRAVTDAVRDFTLKKDDDIFRRVLDAHRRRCVDFLLESTAEKPEEINESLKACKQSLDNTDAENLKSLIDEAAIKASKHAAAAAAAAAASTAAAAKNMRDCIVLLSDDDEPLVPIAGRGRGRGARGGPRGRARGRPAKARSPPPPPPVPERRTPRRSAAQKTATWLQNITSERSRRTVLDSDESE